A genomic window from Levilactobacillus yonginensis includes:
- the yidC gene encoding membrane protein insertase YidC yields the protein MKISKKVTALGSLAGLALLLSGCVQTKNGKPYGFVYDYLAVPGQHVMNWFANIFGGSYGWAIIALTVIVRMVLLPIMVKQMRGATVQQEKISMVRPQMTALQKQQKAAKTPEEQQAASQAMMALYRNNGISMTGGIGCLPLLIQMPIFAALYAAIRYSPELSSSVFMNIPLGKSSWILAILSFASYLLQGYLSMLGMPDDQKKQMRMTLLLSPVMILFFTMSSPAGLGLYFFVGGLFACIQTLIINFYRPRIRKEIQAKMKENPAPVVEPVVAKPAEPEKKALAAKQTSTKNRNRNAGKQQHHH from the coding sequence ATGAAAATATCCAAGAAAGTCACAGCGCTCGGTTCGCTGGCCGGACTCGCACTTCTGCTAAGCGGCTGTGTGCAGACCAAAAACGGTAAACCTTACGGGTTCGTGTACGATTATTTAGCCGTTCCTGGACAACACGTCATGAACTGGTTTGCCAACATCTTCGGCGGTAGTTATGGTTGGGCCATTATCGCCCTAACCGTTATCGTACGGATGGTGCTCTTGCCAATCATGGTCAAGCAAATGCGTGGCGCCACGGTTCAACAGGAAAAGATTTCCATGGTTCGACCGCAAATGACGGCCTTGCAAAAACAACAGAAGGCTGCAAAGACACCCGAAGAACAACAGGCTGCCAGTCAAGCCATGATGGCTCTCTACCGGAATAACGGTATCAGTATGACCGGTGGAATCGGCTGTTTGCCATTGTTGATTCAAATGCCGATCTTTGCTGCACTGTACGCCGCCATTCGGTACTCACCAGAGTTATCGAGTTCCGTCTTCATGAACATCCCCTTAGGGAAGTCAAGTTGGATTCTGGCAATTCTCTCCTTCGCCTCTTACCTGTTACAAGGGTACCTATCCATGTTGGGGATGCCTGACGATCAGAAAAAACAAATGCGTATGACCTTGTTGCTCTCACCCGTGATGATTCTGTTCTTCACGATGAGTTCACCGGCCGGGTTAGGCTTATACTTCTTCGTCGGTGGGTTATTTGCCTGCATCCAAACGTTGATCATCAACTTCTACCGACCACGGATTCGTAAAGAAATCCAAGCCAAGATGAAGGAAAATCCCGCACCAGTAGTTGAACCCGTTGTTGCTAAGCCAGCTGAGCCCGAAAAGAAGGCCCTCGCTGCCAAACAAACGAGTACCAAGAATCGCAATCGGAATGCTGGCAAACAACAGCATCACCATTAA
- a CDS encoding YxeA family protein — protein sequence MKIWGKFGLFIIGLAAVAGVGAILLPALTKNRHSELAMAIDNVNPLVKNETVYASTSAKPVRQFIGGGGEKEYTYQLVTYNQQGKSRTLTFDSQWRLKPQRFLKIETKGQNVESWSEAKKESVPSGVRQNLMMS from the coding sequence ATGAAAATTTGGGGGAAATTTGGTTTATTTATCATTGGACTCGCGGCCGTTGCTGGGGTAGGCGCAATTTTATTGCCAGCCTTGACCAAAAATAGACATTCGGAATTGGCAATGGCTATCGATAATGTGAACCCGTTAGTGAAGAATGAAACGGTTTATGCGTCGACATCTGCTAAGCCGGTACGCCAGTTTATTGGTGGGGGTGGTGAGAAGGAATATACGTACCAGCTGGTAACTTACAATCAGCAAGGAAAATCGCGGACGTTGACCTTTGATTCTCAGTGGCGGTTGAAACCACAGCGCTTTTTGAAAATTGAAACAAAGGGACAAAATGTGGAGTCTTGGTCTGAAGCGAAAAAAGAGTCAGTCCCCAGCGGAGTTCGGCAGAATTTGATGATGTCGTAA